Proteins encoded within one genomic window of Fragaria vesca subsp. vesca linkage group LG1, FraVesHawaii_1.0, whole genome shotgun sequence:
- the LOC101299232 gene encoding homeobox-leucine zipper protein HAT22-like → MGFDDQHACNTGLVLGLGLTASQYSTSTPTPQKAQHPMMNKKPDSFEPSLTLGLFGNSFHEDDHHQGNNSLDLYRQGSPHNSHSAVSNSFSSGRVVKRERDISSEEVEVEKQVSSRVISDEDEDGPNARKKLRLTKEQSALLEESFKQHSTLNPKQKQALARQLSLRPRQVEVWFQNRRARTKLKQTEVDCEFLKKCCETLTDENRRLQKEVQELKALKLSQQQPLFMHMPAATLTMCPSCERIGGSEGANSNKSPFSIAHPKPHFYNPFTNSSAAC, encoded by the exons ATGGGTTTTGATGATCAGCATGCTTGCAACACAGGCCTTGTCTTAGGTTTAGGTCTCACAGCTTCCCAATACAGCACCAGTACTCCAACTCCACAAAAGGCTCAACATCCCATGATGAATAAGAAGCCTGATTCCTTCGAGCCATCTTTAACTTTGGGTCTGTTTGGAAATAGTTTTCATGAGGATGATCATCATCAAGGGAATAATAGTCTTGATTTGTATAGGCAAGGGTCTCCTCATAATAGTCATAGCGCAGTTTCTAATTCCTTCTCGAGTGGTAGAGTGGTCAAGAGGGAGAGAGACATCAGTAGCGAGGAGGTTGAGGTTGAGAAGCAGGTCTCTTCCAGAGTGATTAGTGATGAAGATGAAGATGGTCCTAATGCAAGAAAGAAGCTCAGGCTCACCAAAGAACAGTCTGCGCTCTTAGAAGAAAGCTTCAAACAACACAGCACTCTCAACCCT AAGCAAAAGCAAGCTTTAGCCAGGCAGTTAAGTTTGAGGCCTCGACAAGTAGAAGTTTGGTTCCAAAACAGGAGGGCCAG GACAAAGCTTAAGCAAACAGAGGTAGACTGTGAGTTCTTGAAGAAATGCTGTGAAACTCTGACAGATGAGAACCGGAGGCTACAGAAAGAGGTACAAGAACTCAAGGCTCTGAAGCTCAGCCAACAACAACCGTTGTTCATGCACATGCCGGCGGCGACTCTCACCATGTGTCCTTCCTGTGAAAGGATCGGAGGAAGCGAAGGTGCTAATTCAAATAAGAGCCCCTTTTCAATTGCTCATCCAAAGCCTCACTTCTATAATCCTTTCACCAATTCTTCTGCAGCTTGTTAA